A stretch of Henckelia pumila isolate YLH828 chromosome 4, ASM3356847v2, whole genome shotgun sequence DNA encodes these proteins:
- the LOC140867066 gene encoding F-box protein At3g07870-like, translating to MVRKRKSGAVLAVADEPMSSNPYICHSCKRCARKRKTRYLPQDIVFQFLSRLPAQLLHDVVRHVCREWSLVIRSPNFIHHHLRNSTGGLIVQDQHSPRNGFYVEMRRGCLEICNFDCGFDGLVWSSCNGLVVFSALNNFNTLYVSNPLTKTNLPPYRTRKGDYSALGIALVEASMKYKVVHARGKYFFPNQIAVLTIGLDKVWRHINVKHLLLPNESLVICWPLVTGGYVHWMSEYIVLTLNVETEIVRRFPVPPIPNVRGKYLAMDSHLSFVYNSDECHMDVWQMNSITGEWTLLLSFDSKPLIHTFKGMFPEFSNSVRPLCWLVARKVLVFSDDLDRRCWIAYDVKASLVQLFEFNEDESYHFRAHVNSLVWLK from the exons atGGTCCGGAAGAGGAAATCAGGAGCTGTACTGGCCGTTGCGGATGAACCG ATGTCCAGCAATCCTTACATTTGCCACAGTTGCAAGAGGTGTGCCAGGAAGAGAAAAACCAGATATCTTCCTCAAGATATAGTTTTCCAATTTCTTTCACGTCTTCCAGCTCAACTTTTACATGATGTCGTGAGGCATGTCTGCAGAGAATGGAGCCTTGTCATCCGTTCCCCAAATTTCATCCACCACCATCTTCGAAATTCAACCGGTGGACTTATAGTCCAGGATCAGCATTCGCCTCGCAATGGGTTTTATGTGGAAATGCGACGAGGTTGTCTTGAGATATGTAACTTTGACTGCGGGTTCGATGGTCTGGTATGGTCTAGCTGCAATGGTTTAGTGGTCTTCTCTGCTCTTAATAACTTTAATACACTTTATGTTAGTAATCCATTGACAAAGACCAATCTTCCGCCTTACCGCACTCGAAAGGGAGATTATTCAGCTTTGGGTATAGCATTGGTTGAGGCTTCCATGAAGTATAAAGTGGTACATGCACGcggtaaatatttttttccgaATCAGATTGCGGTGCTAACCATTGGACTCGACAAAGTTTGGAGGCATATCAACGTAAAACACTTGTTGCTCCCGAACGAGAGTCTTGTAATTTGTTGGCCGCTGGTTACTGGAGGCTATGTACACTGGATGAGCGAATACATTGTTTTGACATTGAATGTAGAGACTGAAATCGTTCGCCGGTTTCCTGTGCCTCCAATACCAAATGTACGCGGAAAATATCTAGCAATGGACAGTCATCTATCTTTTGTTTATAATTCTGATGAGTGTCATATGGATGTCTGGCAAATGAATTCCATTACTGGAGAATGGACCTTGTTGCTTAGCTTTGATTCGAAACCTCTGATCCACACATTTAAGGGCATGTTTCCCGAATTTTCGAATTCAGTTAGACCCTTGTGTTGGTTAGTCGCTAGGAAGGTGTTGGTCTTCAGTGATGATTTGGATCGGAGATGTTGGATAGCTTATGATGTGAAGGCAAGTTTAGTTCAGTTGTTTGAGTTCAACGAAGACGAATCATACCATTTTCGTGCCCACGTAAACAGTTTGGTTTGGTTGAAATGA